One genomic region from Prochlorococcus marinus str. SB encodes:
- a CDS encoding ABC transporter permease, whose translation MSRNISIKEALGMATKTLVSNKLRSSLTMLGIIIGNASVITLVGLGRGAQTLAKNQLSNLGANVLFIVPGNNDTRRRGISFPKNLVLEDALAISNQVPTVKKVAPQISANEIVQSNSKSLNISIAGVTPEFLEVRSFEVDKGRFISKSDINSARSYAVIGPDLKDEFFKDNSSSLGEKIRIKDHTYEIIGILKPKGAVFGSNQDKNAYIPLTTMVNRITGKDPTYGVSLSFISVEAINKNSTSAAKFQITNLLRQRHKIIRDDDFAVRSQEDALNIVTNITSGLTFLLAGIGAVSLVVGGIGIMNIMLVSVSERTEEIGLRKAIGAKQSDILIQFLIEALILSTIGGLIGTTTGLSGVFLLSLITPLPASVGITTTFSTMIISGSIGLIFGVLPAKRASKLDPIVALRSL comes from the coding sequence ATGTCTAGGAATATCTCAATTAAGGAAGCCTTAGGTATGGCCACAAAAACATTGGTTTCGAACAAATTGAGAAGTTCGTTAACAATGTTGGGGATAATTATAGGAAATGCATCAGTTATTACACTAGTTGGGCTTGGAAGAGGTGCTCAAACATTAGCTAAAAACCAATTAAGTAATTTAGGTGCAAATGTTTTATTCATTGTTCCTGGAAATAATGACACCAGAAGAAGAGGTATTTCATTTCCTAAAAATCTTGTTTTAGAAGATGCACTTGCAATAAGTAATCAAGTACCAACAGTTAAAAAAGTTGCGCCTCAAATTTCTGCTAACGAAATAGTGCAGTCAAATTCTAAAAGTCTAAATATATCAATTGCAGGAGTTACTCCTGAATTTCTTGAAGTAAGAAGCTTTGAAGTTGATAAGGGAAGATTTATATCTAAGAGTGATATTAATAGTGCAAGAAGTTATGCAGTAATAGGTCCTGATCTTAAAGACGAATTTTTCAAAGATAATTCTTCATCACTTGGGGAAAAAATCAGAATTAAAGATCATACTTATGAAATTATTGGAATATTAAAACCAAAAGGTGCTGTATTTGGAAGTAATCAAGACAAAAATGCTTATATTCCATTAACCACCATGGTCAACAGGATTACAGGGAAGGACCCAACATATGGAGTAAGTTTAAGCTTTATTAGCGTTGAAGCTATAAATAAAAATTCAACTAGTGCCGCCAAATTTCAGATTACTAACTTATTAAGGCAAAGACATAAAATAATAAGAGATGATGACTTTGCGGTTAGATCACAAGAAGATGCATTGAATATAGTTACCAATATAACAAGTGGGCTAACTTTTTTATTGGCTGGTATTGGGGCAGTATCTTTGGTGGTTGGAGGCATAGGAATCATGAATATTATGCTTGTTTCTGTAAGTGAAAGGACTGAAGAAATTGGACTTAGAAAAGCAATAGGAGCTAAACAGTCAGATATATTAATTCAATTTTTGATTGAGGCATTGATTTTATCTACAATTGGAGGATTAATTGGAACAACAACAGGATTATCAGGTGTTTTTCTTTTATCCCTGATAACACCACTTCCCGCATCAGTAGGAATTACAACTACTTTCTCCACCATGATCATTTCAGGATCAATAGGTTTAATCTTTGGCGTTTTACCTGCAAAAAGAGCTTCTAAATTAGATCCAATTGTTGCATTGAGAAGTTTATAA
- the pyk gene encoding pyruvate kinase codes for MSNIDLKRRTKIVATIGPATQSEEIITDLIKAGVTTFRLNFSHGDHKDHAERIKTIREVSKKLDIDIGILQDLQGPKIRLGRFKDGPVKVKKGDKFTLTSNEVECTNTIANVTYNKLSQEVSKGKRILLDDGKIEMIVEKVDIKANNLECMVTVGGVLSNNKGVNFPDVQLSVKALTEKDKEDLKFGLSEGVDWIALSFVRNPSDINEIKDLINKHGHSTPVVAKIEKFEAIDQIDTVLPLCDGVMVARGDLGVEMPAEEVPLLQKELIRKANSLGIPIITATQMLDSMASNPRPTRAEVSDVANAILDGTDAVMLSNETAVGDYPVEAVETMATIARRIERDYPLKAIESHLPSTIPNAISAAVSNIARQLDAGAIIPLTKSGSTARNVSKFRPPTPILATTTERSVARRLQLVWGVTPIVVKNDERTAKTFSLAMQIAQEMGILNQGDLVIQTAGTLTGISGSTDLIKVGLVRKIVSRGISIGEIGVTGKARIIKNNLDISLICPGEILFVPKELMDNIPLSKSIAGIVTNQKVNDVYTLFNKNNKKISSICNLENMDNHQINNGDLITLQLNEGVIYMGQIEDEDAIDKYKYV; via the coding sequence ATGTCGAATATTGATTTAAAAAGAAGAACAAAAATAGTAGCAACTATTGGCCCTGCAACTCAATCTGAAGAGATAATTACAGATTTAATTAAAGCCGGAGTAACAACATTCAGATTAAATTTCTCACATGGAGATCATAAAGATCATGCTGAGAGAATAAAAACCATAAGGGAAGTATCAAAAAAGTTAGATATAGATATTGGAATATTGCAAGATCTTCAAGGTCCTAAAATAAGATTAGGGCGCTTTAAAGATGGGCCAGTAAAAGTTAAAAAAGGTGATAAATTTACACTTACATCAAATGAAGTGGAATGTACAAATACTATTGCAAATGTGACCTACAACAAACTTTCTCAAGAAGTTAGCAAAGGGAAAAGAATACTTTTAGATGATGGAAAAATAGAAATGATTGTAGAAAAAGTTGATATAAAAGCTAATAATTTGGAGTGCATGGTTACTGTAGGAGGGGTTCTTTCAAACAATAAAGGTGTTAATTTCCCAGATGTTCAATTATCAGTAAAAGCATTAACAGAAAAAGATAAGGAGGATTTAAAATTCGGTTTATCTGAAGGAGTTGATTGGATAGCACTAAGTTTCGTAAGAAATCCATCCGATATTAATGAGATAAAAGATTTAATAAACAAACATGGGCATTCAACTCCTGTAGTCGCAAAAATTGAAAAATTTGAAGCAATTGATCAGATTGATACAGTATTACCCTTATGTGATGGGGTAATGGTTGCGAGAGGTGATTTGGGAGTGGAAATGCCTGCTGAAGAAGTTCCTCTTTTACAAAAAGAATTAATTAGAAAAGCCAATTCATTAGGTATCCCAATAATTACAGCGACTCAAATGCTTGATTCTATGGCCTCTAACCCAAGACCAACTAGAGCCGAAGTTAGTGATGTTGCAAATGCAATTCTGGATGGTACAGATGCTGTAATGCTTTCAAACGAAACTGCAGTTGGTGATTATCCTGTAGAGGCAGTTGAAACGATGGCAACCATAGCCAGAAGAATTGAAAGGGATTATCCACTTAAAGCTATTGAAAGCCACTTACCTAGTACAATTCCAAATGCTATTAGTGCAGCAGTAAGTAATATAGCTAGACAACTTGATGCAGGAGCTATAATTCCTTTAACAAAATCAGGTTCTACCGCTAGAAATGTAAGTAAGTTCAGACCACCAACTCCTATCTTGGCAACCACTACAGAGAGAAGTGTAGCGAGAAGATTGCAACTTGTTTGGGGAGTCACTCCGATAGTAGTTAAAAATGATGAAAGAACTGCTAAGACTTTTAGTTTAGCTATGCAAATTGCCCAGGAGATGGGGATCCTCAATCAAGGAGATTTGGTAATTCAAACAGCAGGTACATTAACTGGTATTAGCGGATCTACAGATTTAATAAAAGTGGGTTTAGTAAGAAAGATTGTATCAAGAGGAATATCAATAGGGGAAATCGGTGTTACAGGTAAAGCAAGAATAATAAAAAATAATCTTGATATTTCTTTAATTTGTCCAGGAGAAATATTATTTGTTCCCAAGGAATTAATGGATAATATTCCACTGAGTAAAAGTATTGCAGGTATTGTTACTAACCAAAAAGTAAATGATGTTTATACTTTGTTTAACAAAAATAATAAAAAGATTTCTTCCATTTGTAATTTAGAAAATATGGATAATCATCAAATTAATAATGGCGACCTTATCACACTGCAACTTAATGAAGGTGTTATTTATATGGGGCAAATTGAAGATGAAGATGCAATAGATAAATACAAATATGTCTAG
- a CDS encoding nucleoside triphosphate pyrophosphohydrolase family protein, producing the protein MDFKTYQKKARETAQYPDLGSNNIYPTLGLVGEAGEVAEKVKKVIRDKNGIFDKESKLGIKKELGDVLWYISNLCTELNFDLEDVALQNLEKLKLRAANGKIRGSGDDR; encoded by the coding sequence ATGGATTTTAAAACTTATCAGAAAAAAGCTAGAGAAACAGCACAATATCCAGACTTAGGCTCAAATAATATTTATCCAACTCTTGGTTTAGTTGGAGAGGCTGGTGAGGTGGCTGAAAAAGTGAAAAAGGTTATAAGAGATAAAAATGGAATATTTGACAAAGAATCAAAATTAGGTATTAAAAAAGAGTTAGGAGATGTTTTGTGGTACATATCAAATCTTTGTACAGAATTAAATTTCGATTTAGAGGATGTTGCATTACAAAACCTTGAAAAATTAAAATTAAGAGCTGCTAATGGAAAGATAAGAGGTTCTGGAGATGATAGATAA
- a CDS encoding YggT family protein, which yields MLSEIFAVLGQTLSIYSFILIIRILLTWFPGIDWSNGVLSALTSITDPYLNIFRGIIPPIGGFDISSLLAFLLLNVIQNLITNLQYASLGYS from the coding sequence ATGTTATCTGAGATTTTTGCAGTTCTGGGCCAAACTTTATCAATTTATTCTTTCATATTGATAATAAGAATTTTACTTACATGGTTTCCAGGTATTGATTGGAGTAACGGCGTTCTATCTGCATTAACTTCTATCACAGATCCTTATTTAAACATTTTTAGAGGTATTATCCCTCCAATAGGTGGATTTGATATTTCATCCTTATTAGCTTTTTTACTTTTAAATGTTATACAAAATTTAATTACAAATCTCCAGTATGCAAGCTTAGGTTATAGCTGA
- the scpB gene encoding SMC-Scp complex subunit ScpB, translating into MSDIDLVTKVEAVLYLKGRPITKKDLSEITNSDINSINDAIKDLKNKYSDPNSAIELNAVNNSFSLELKSSLNNFVDDLLPSDLKTSELRTLATIAIKKKILQSDLILLRGSGAYDHIKQLLEKKFIVKRKQKDGRSYWLSLSEKFFQTFAVSNEYLSKIGSSNNKQQ; encoded by the coding sequence ATATCTGATATAGATCTAGTTACTAAAGTTGAAGCTGTTCTATATTTGAAAGGCAGACCAATAACAAAAAAGGATCTTTCAGAAATTACTAATTCTGATATAAACTCAATAAATGATGCAATTAAAGATCTAAAAAATAAATACTCTGACCCCAACTCAGCTATTGAATTAAATGCAGTTAATAACAGTTTTTCTCTTGAACTAAAATCTAGTCTTAATAATTTCGTCGATGATTTACTTCCTTCTGATTTGAAAACATCAGAATTAAGGACATTGGCTACTATTGCGATCAAAAAAAAGATCCTTCAATCGGATCTTATACTTCTAAGAGGTTCGGGTGCTTACGATCATATTAAACAATTATTAGAAAAGAAATTTATCGTCAAACGAAAGCAAAAAGATGGTAGATCATATTGGTTATCATTATCAGAAAAGTTTTTTCAAACTTTTGCTGTAAGTAATGAATATCTCTCAAAAATAGGAAGCAGTAATAATAAGCAGCAATAA
- the ilvA gene encoding threonine ammonia-lyase, biosynthetic — protein sequence MNDYFEKILQAEVYEVAKKTPLEKAHNLSNTLNNDVFLKREDLQDVFSFKIRGAYNKMSKLTNSQLARGVITSSAGNHAQGVALSALKLNCQATILMPITTPLVKVNAVKNLKAKVILFGDNYDETYKEAIRISQERNLCFIHPFDDPEVIAGQGTIAIELEEQLKEQPYAIYIAVGGGGLISGISLYIKKIWPEVKIIGVEPEDADAMTKSLEESKIVELSSVGQFADGVAVKKIGNNTFDIGRKYIDKMITVNTDEICAAIKDVFEDTRSILEPAGALSIAGMKKDILNSNHSNRKMVAIACGANMNFERLRFVAERAELGECKEVMMAVEIPERPGSLIDFCKLLDNRNLTEFSYRMSNSINAQIFVGVQVYGLNDKKNLLNLFRNSEYSFIDISDDELSKNHLRHMVGGRLPKNFKEMDNRNFIELLYRFEFPERPGALINFLNNMKSNWSISVFHYRNYGADVGKIVIGVLIDKKEILEWNKFVRILGYKYWDETQNDTYKLFLGASD from the coding sequence ATGAATGATTATTTTGAAAAAATACTTCAAGCTGAGGTCTATGAAGTTGCAAAAAAAACACCACTAGAGAAAGCTCATAATTTAAGTAATACACTTAATAATGATGTTTTTCTAAAAAGAGAAGATCTTCAGGATGTATTTTCATTCAAAATAAGAGGTGCATATAACAAAATGAGTAAGCTTACAAATTCTCAGCTTGCTCGGGGAGTAATTACTTCTAGTGCTGGTAATCATGCTCAAGGGGTTGCACTTAGTGCCCTTAAGTTAAATTGCCAAGCAACCATATTAATGCCCATTACCACACCTCTAGTAAAAGTTAATGCAGTAAAAAATTTAAAAGCAAAAGTTATATTATTTGGTGATAATTATGATGAAACATACAAAGAGGCAATAAGAATTAGCCAAGAAAGAAATTTATGTTTTATTCATCCTTTTGACGATCCAGAAGTAATAGCAGGTCAAGGAACTATAGCTATAGAACTTGAAGAGCAGCTTAAGGAACAACCTTATGCAATTTATATTGCTGTTGGTGGTGGTGGGTTAATATCAGGAATTTCTTTATATATAAAAAAAATATGGCCTGAAGTAAAAATAATAGGTGTAGAGCCTGAAGATGCAGACGCCATGACAAAATCATTGGAAGAATCAAAAATTGTGGAATTATCTTCTGTTGGTCAATTTGCAGATGGAGTAGCGGTTAAAAAAATTGGTAATAATACTTTTGATATTGGAAGAAAATATATAGATAAGATGATTACCGTTAATACTGATGAAATATGTGCGGCTATAAAAGATGTTTTTGAGGATACTAGATCAATACTAGAGCCCGCAGGAGCATTATCAATTGCAGGTATGAAAAAAGATATTTTAAATTCGAATCATTCAAATAGAAAAATGGTTGCGATTGCATGTGGTGCAAATATGAATTTTGAGCGGCTTAGATTTGTCGCAGAAAGAGCAGAACTTGGAGAGTGTAAAGAAGTAATGATGGCTGTTGAAATTCCTGAACGTCCTGGAAGTTTAATTGATTTTTGTAAGTTACTTGATAATAGAAATTTAACTGAATTTAGCTACAGGATGTCAAATTCTATTAATGCCCAGATCTTTGTAGGAGTTCAAGTTTATGGATTAAATGATAAAAAAAATCTTTTAAATTTATTTAGAAATTCGGAGTACTCCTTTATTGACATAAGTGATGATGAATTATCTAAAAATCATCTGAGACATATGGTAGGTGGAAGATTACCAAAGAATTTTAAAGAAATGGATAATAGAAATTTTATTGAGCTTTTATACAGATTTGAGTTTCCTGAAAGACCTGGCGCATTAATAAACTTCTTAAATAATATGAAATCTAATTGGTCTATAAGTGTGTTTCACTATAGGAATTATGGAGCTGATGTTGGGAAAATTGTTATTGGAGTTTTAATCGATAAAAAAGAGATTTTAGAGTGGAATAAATTTGTAAGAATCCTAGGCTATAAATATTGGGATGAAACTCAAAACGATACATATAAATTATTCCTTGGTGCATCAGATTAA
- the dxs gene encoding 1-deoxy-D-xylulose-5-phosphate synthase, giving the protein MLLSELSHPNQLHGLTVSQLEEIACQIRERHLQVVSTSGGHLGPGLGVVELTLALYQTLDLDFDKVVWDVGHQGYPHKLITGRFSQFDSLRQQNGVAGYLKRSESKFDHFGAGHASTSISAALGMAIARDRKGENYKCVAVIGDGALTGGMALEAINHAGHLPNTPLVVVLNDNDMSISPPVGALSSYLNKVRVSPPLQFLSDSVQESVKNIPLIGKDIPEELKNIKGSVRRLSVPKVGAVFEELGFTYMGPIDGHDIGNLVKTFNAAHKLKRPVLVHVVTTKGKGYPYAEADQVGYHAQSAFDLTTGKSIPSKRPKPVSYSKIFGQTLLKICEQDSKVVGITAAMATGTGLDILQKNIPAQYIDVGIAEQHAVTLAAGMSCDGLKPVVAIYSTFLQRAFDQLIHDVGIQNLPVSFVLDRAGIVGADGPTHQGQYDISYMRSIPNFVLMAPKDESELQRMLITSINHNGPTALRIPRGSGLGVAVMDEGWEPLNIGEAEILEEGEDILIIAYGSMVASAIETAKILKNININACIVNARFVKPLDKNLIMPLAIRIQKVVTMEEGTLIGGFGSAIVELFNDNEINIPVYRIGIPDVLVDHASPDQSKEKLGLMPDQMADKIVKKFKLVN; this is encoded by the coding sequence ATGCTTTTAAGTGAGTTAAGTCATCCAAATCAACTTCATGGCTTAACAGTTTCACAATTAGAGGAAATTGCTTGTCAAATTAGAGAAAGACATCTTCAGGTAGTATCTACTAGTGGAGGACATCTTGGCCCTGGATTGGGTGTAGTTGAGTTGACATTGGCTTTATATCAAACTCTTGATCTTGATTTTGACAAAGTTGTTTGGGATGTAGGGCATCAAGGTTACCCTCATAAATTAATTACAGGACGTTTTAGTCAATTTGATTCTCTAAGGCAACAAAATGGAGTCGCGGGATATCTAAAAAGAAGTGAAAGTAAATTTGATCATTTTGGTGCTGGACATGCAAGCACTTCTATCTCCGCTGCTTTGGGAATGGCAATAGCAAGAGATAGAAAAGGTGAAAATTATAAATGTGTCGCTGTTATTGGAGATGGAGCACTAACTGGAGGAATGGCATTAGAAGCTATAAATCATGCAGGTCACTTACCAAATACCCCTTTAGTTGTAGTATTGAACGATAATGACATGTCTATCTCACCTCCCGTTGGAGCCCTTTCATCTTACTTAAATAAAGTGAGAGTAAGTCCACCATTGCAATTTTTGTCTGATAGTGTCCAAGAAAGTGTAAAAAATATTCCCTTAATTGGTAAGGATATCCCAGAAGAACTCAAAAATATTAAAGGTAGCGTTAGAAGACTATCCGTGCCTAAAGTTGGAGCTGTTTTTGAAGAACTTGGATTTACATATATGGGTCCAATTGATGGTCATGATATTGGTAACTTAGTTAAGACCTTTAACGCTGCCCATAAACTTAAAAGACCTGTACTTGTTCATGTTGTCACAACAAAAGGGAAGGGTTACCCATATGCTGAAGCCGATCAGGTTGGATATCATGCACAGTCTGCATTTGATCTTACAACTGGGAAATCTATTCCATCAAAGAGACCTAAACCTGTTAGTTATAGCAAAATATTTGGTCAAACTTTATTAAAAATATGTGAGCAAGATAGCAAAGTCGTTGGTATTACAGCTGCAATGGCTACAGGTACCGGTTTAGATATATTGCAAAAAAATATCCCTGCTCAATACATCGATGTAGGAATAGCTGAACAACATGCAGTTACTCTTGCGGCAGGAATGTCTTGCGATGGTCTTAAACCTGTTGTGGCTATTTATAGTACTTTTCTACAACGTGCTTTCGACCAATTAATTCATGATGTAGGGATACAAAATTTACCTGTATCATTTGTACTTGATAGAGCTGGTATAGTTGGAGCTGACGGTCCTACTCACCAAGGTCAGTACGATATTAGTTACATGAGATCTATACCTAATTTTGTATTGATGGCTCCAAAGGATGAGTCTGAATTACAGAGAATGTTAATAACTTCAATAAACCATAATGGTCCTACAGCTCTAAGAATACCCAGAGGCTCTGGATTAGGAGTGGCTGTAATGGATGAGGGTTGGGAACCTTTGAATATAGGCGAAGCTGAAATTCTTGAAGAAGGAGAGGATATTTTAATTATTGCTTATGGTTCAATGGTCGCATCAGCAATCGAAACAGCAAAGATCTTAAAAAATATAAACATTAATGCATGCATTGTTAATGCAAGATTTGTTAAACCTCTCGATAAAAATCTTATTATGCCTTTAGCAATTAGGATTCAAAAAGTTGTAACCATGGAAGAAGGAACCTTAATAGGTGGATTTGGTTCTGCAATAGTTGAATTATTTAACGATAATGAAATAAACATTCCTGTATACAGAATAGGTATACCAGATGTTTTAGTTGATCATGCTTCACCTGATCAGAGTAAAGAAAAACTAGGACTTATGCCTGATCAGATGGCAGATAAAATTGTTAAGAAATTTAAGTTAGTTAATTAA
- the psaK gene encoding photosystem I reaction center subunit PsaK encodes MFTTLFAAADPATFSWSPKCAVVMIACNVLAYAIARATIRKPNEGFEIPNSKFYGGLSHASVVGANCLGHIFGIGAILGLASRGVL; translated from the coding sequence ATGTTTACTACATTATTTGCAGCTGCAGATCCAGCAACTTTTTCTTGGTCTCCAAAGTGTGCCGTCGTAATGATTGCATGTAATGTTTTAGCTTATGCAATTGCTAGAGCAACAATAAGAAAACCTAACGAAGGTTTTGAAATACCTAATTCAAAATTCTATGGTGGTTTAAGTCACGCATCAGTTGTAGGTGCTAATTGCCTAGGTCATATTTTCGGAATTGGAGCAATCTTAGGATTAGCCTCACGTGGTGTTTTATAA
- a CDS encoding DUF3593 domain-containing protein codes for MNDLFFKFIEKLASIDNTALFASSIFPYAIFLFYLYKIKSVNIFVKTGFSLTVLFVFITILVSIFTLNYYDKTLVEVDFLHGFAESFLTLSDFVILFGFIKLLNNLEVKNS; via the coding sequence ATGAATGATTTATTTTTTAAATTTATAGAAAAATTAGCCTCAATTGACAATACAGCTTTGTTCGCATCATCTATATTTCCATATGCAATTTTTTTGTTTTACTTATATAAAATCAAATCCGTTAATATTTTTGTAAAAACAGGATTTTCCTTAACTGTTTTATTCGTATTCATAACTATATTGGTATCTATCTTCACACTAAATTACTATGATAAAACCCTTGTTGAGGTGGACTTTCTACATGGATTTGCAGAATCCTTCTTAACTCTAAGTGATTTTGTTATTTTGTTCGGTTTTATAAAGTTGTTAAATAACTTAGAAGTAAAAAACTCTTAA
- a CDS encoding DUF2499 domain-containing protein: MHELSFGTWFIHISSVIEWIVAIFVIKKISKYKKYNLFFWLSLAMVPNLIGAMCAITWHIYDNQDVLYGLVTLQGIFTFIGNSTLALASFTIFKKEETYE, translated from the coding sequence TTGCACGAACTTTCATTTGGAACTTGGTTTATACATATCTCATCAGTAATAGAATGGATTGTTGCCATTTTTGTCATAAAAAAAATTTCTAAATATAAAAAATATAATTTATTTTTTTGGTTAAGCCTCGCTATGGTCCCAAACTTAATAGGTGCTATGTGTGCGATCACTTGGCATATCTATGATAATCAAGATGTATTGTATGGATTAGTAACGCTTCAAGGGATATTTACATTCATTGGTAATTCAACATTAGCTCTCGCATCATTCACTATTTTTAAAAAGGAAGAGACTTATGAATGA
- a CDS encoding peroxiredoxin, translating to MRNLVVSIFISFIFLFNSNSAIAFDFAPEVGDIAPNFQLEGFNKNIKSKNIWELNDYQGKWLVMYFYPKDFTAGCTLEAKGFSELKKDFSKYNAEIVGISADNQDSHESFCSEKSINYTLLSDPEGIISEKYGSWIPPFSDRNTFLISPKGEISYRWISVLPINHAKEVLNVLKKKI from the coding sequence ATGAGAAATTTAGTTGTAAGTATATTTATATCTTTTATTTTTTTATTTAATAGTAATTCAGCAATCGCTTTTGACTTTGCTCCTGAAGTTGGAGATATTGCTCCAAACTTTCAATTAGAAGGTTTTAATAAAAATATAAAATCAAAAAATATTTGGGAATTAAATGATTATCAAGGTAAGTGGCTTGTTATGTATTTTTATCCAAAGGACTTTACAGCAGGTTGCACTCTTGAAGCTAAAGGTTTTTCAGAATTAAAAAAAGATTTTTCAAAATATAATGCCGAAATTGTTGGTATTAGTGCTGATAATCAAGATTCTCATGAAAGTTTCTGCAGCGAAAAATCTATAAACTACACTTTATTATCCGATCCTGAAGGAATTATTAGCGAAAAATACGGTTCTTGGATTCCTCCATTTTCTGATAGAAATACTTTTTTGATTTCTCCAAAAGGTGAAATTTCTTATAGATGGATAAGTGTTTTACCTATAAATCATGCCAAAGAAGTACTTAATGTACTAAAGAAAAAAATATAA
- the rpmB gene encoding 50S ribosomal protein L28, with protein MSRVCELTGAKANNGMAVSHSHIRTKKLQQVNLQKRRLWWEEGKKWVNIKISTKSLKSIQKVGLDKFAKSNGVDLKKF; from the coding sequence ATGTCAAGAGTTTGCGAACTGACAGGTGCAAAAGCTAATAACGGGATGGCAGTGAGTCACTCACATATTCGTACAAAAAAATTGCAACAAGTTAATCTCCAAAAAAGGAGACTTTGGTGGGAAGAAGGCAAAAAATGGGTGAATATTAAAATTAGCACCAAATCACTTAAGTCTATACAAAAAGTAGGTTTAGATAAATTTGCCAAATCAAATGGGGTTGATTTAAAAAAATTCTAA